The Suncus etruscus isolate mSunEtr1 chromosome 14, mSunEtr1.pri.cur, whole genome shotgun sequence genome contains a region encoding:
- the KLK14 gene encoding kallikrein-14 translates to MFLLLTIFQIMAVAMAQTPEDDNKIIGGYTCVQNSQPWQAALLTGPFRRFLCGGVLLSDQWVITAAHCARPILQVALGKHNLRRWEATQQVLRVARQVPHPQYNARTHDNDLMLLRLAKPAQLGRAVRPIATASACASPGTACQVSGWGTTASPIARYPNALQCVNVNIMDEQACRKAYSGAITPGMVCAGVPQGGKDSCQGDSGGPLVCRGQLQGLVSWGMERCAMPGYPGVYTNLCKYRDWIQKTIRGS, encoded by the exons ATGTTCCTCCTGCTTACAATATTCCAGATCATGGCTGTAG CCATGGCACAGACCCCCGAGGATGATAACAAGATCATTGGCGGCTACACATGTGTGCAGAATTCACAGCCCTGGCAGGCTGCCCTGCTGACAGGACCGTTTCGGCGCTTCCTCTGTGGGGGGGTCCTgctctcagaccagtgggtcatcACCGCCGCACACTGCGCCCGCCC GATCCTGCAGGTGGCCCTGGGGAAGCACAACCTGAGGCGGTGGGAGGCCACCCAGCAGGTGCTGCGCGTGGCTCGCCAGGTGCCCCACCCGCAGTACAACGCCCGGACCCATGATAACGACCTCATGCTGCTGCGACTGGCGAAGCCCGCTCAGCTAGGGAGGGCGGTCAGGCCCATCGCCACGGCCTCTGCCTGCGCCAGCCCTGGCACAGCCTGCCAAGTGTCCGGCTGGGGCACCACGGCCAGCCCCATCG CCAGGTACCCCAATGCTCTGCAGTGTGTAAACGTCAATATCATGGATGAGCAGGCGTGCCGCAAGGCCTATTCTGGGGCGATCACCCCAGGTATGGTCTGTGCGGGGGTCCCCCAGGGCGGCAAGGACTCATGCCAG GGTGACTCCGGGGGTCCTCTGGTGTGCAGGGGTCAGCTGCAGGGCCTCGTGTCCTGGGGGATGGAGCGCTGTGCCATGCCTGGCTACCCCGGCGTCTACACCAACCTGTGCAAGTACCGTGACTGGATCCAGAAAACCATAAGGGGGAGCTAA
- the CTU1 gene encoding cytoplasmic tRNA 2-thiolation protein 1, giving the protein MPAPQCASCGQARAALRRPRSGQALCSECFCAAFEAEVLHTVETGRLLPRGAVVAVGASGGKDSTVLAHVLRELAPRLGITLHLVAVDEGIGGYRDAALTAVRHQAEVWGLPLTIVAYSDLFGGWTMDAVARSTAGTGRSRACCTFCGVLRRRALEEGARLVGATHIVTGHNADDMAETVLMNFLRGDAGRLARGGVLGSRGEGGALPRCRPLQLASQKEVVLFAHFRRLHYFSDECVYAPEAFRAHARRLLKALEAARPSAVLDLVHSAERLALAPAACPPPPTACTRCGALASRPLCQACALLDGLNRGRPRLAIGKGRRGLDEEEPQNQAKVQPEPQAQNQAPAQSQPGLAASLAQLTF; this is encoded by the exons ATGCCCGCCCCACAGTGTGCCTCCTGCGGCCAGGCCCGTGCGGCCCTGCGGCGTCCACGCTCAGGCCAAGCGCTCTGCAGTGAGTGTTTCTGCGCTGCCTTCGAGGCCGAGGTGCTACACACGGTGGAGACAGGCCGGCTGCTCCCCCGGGGTGCCGTGGTGGCCGTGGGCGCCTCGGGGGGCAAGGACTCGACGGTGCTGGCCCATGTGCTGCGGGAGCTGGCACCGCGCCTGGGCATCACCCTGCACCTGGTGGCCGTGGACGAGGGCATCGGTGGCTACCGGGACGCGGCCCTGACCGCCGTGCGCCACCAGGCAGAGGTCTGGGGGCTCCCACTCACCATCGTGGCCTACTCGGACCTCTTCGGGGGCTGGACCATGGATGCCGTGGCCCGCAGCACCGCAGGCACTGGTCGTAGCCGGGCCTGCTGCACCTTCTGCGGGGTCCTGAGGCGCCGGGCCCTGGAGGAAGGTGCACGCCTCGTGGGGGCCACGCACATCGTGACTG GCCACAACGCGGACGACATGGCCGAGACGGTGCTGATGAACTTCTTGCGGGGCGACGCAGGACGCCTGGCCCGTGGCGGGGTGCTGGGCTCAAGGGGCGAGGGGGGCGCACTGCCCCGCTGCCGGCCCCTGCAGCTGGCCTCGCAGAAGGAGGTGGTGCTATTCGCCCACTTTCGGCGGCTCCACTACTTCTCCGATGAGTGCGTGTACGCCCCCGAGGCCTTCCGAGCCCACGCGCGACGCCTGCTCAAGGCCCTGGAGGCCGCGAGACCCTCGGCCGTCCTCGACCTGGTCCACTCGGCCGAGCGCCTGGCCCTGGCCCCAGCTGCGTGCCCCCCACCGCCCACCGCCTGCACCCGCTGTGGGGCCCTGGCCAGCCGCCCCCTGTGCCAGGCCTGCGCCCTCCTGGACGGCCTCAACCGTGGCCGGCCCCGCCTGGCCATCGGCAAAGGTCGCCGGGGACTGGACGAGGAGGAACCCCAGAACCAGGCCAAGGTCCAGCCCGAACCCCAGGCCCAGAACCAGGCCCCGGCCCAGTCCCAGCCTGGCCTGGCTGCCTCCCTGGCCCAGCTCACCTTCTAG
- the CEACAM18 gene encoding carcinoembryonic antigen-related cell adhesion molecule 18, producing the protein MSLFAVTSSQLNYLAYVFGLACGICPASGEIAIDARFLEYFEGAEAMLLLSGFPPSATEVSWYRDTKVSEPNLILSHLPPSNIWHKGPRFSGRENITEGSLLFSWVKIHDTGNYTVKVTSPNGDQTATALLRVGEYFTTPVLTVNTSSAVELLDVVGASCNTNATKIEWHLSDRPVVSNDRMTLSPDNRTLVIHRISRSDTWLDCVASNSLDMTKKGFASLSVACEYSEAVEVKAEKTWGLEHSGGQNGPDSLSFLSQPYNYEGVVTADIGSLVNIECMSYSVPAPTYRWTHYNTPLNVSGQKVTIRNLTEKQLGRYRCTVQNSRTQITIYKDVWINKPRYVPDTKVLHLGKPVVVVLIMLAVLGGLSLCGMLIFILIGQCSNRASAQIHDIAHAPIHASVDCAYADHQPHYEG; encoded by the exons tctTCGGGCTGGCCTGTGGCATCTGCCCGGCTTCAGGCGAGATTGCTATTGATGCACGTTTTTTGGAGTATTTTGAGGGTGCAGAAGCTATGCTGTTACTCTCGGGATTCCCTCCCAGTGCCACCGAAGTCAGCTGGTACCGTGACACCAAAGTCTCTGAGCCAAACCTCATCTTGAGCCATCTTCCACCCTCCAATATCTGGCATAAAGGTCCCCGATTCAGTGGCCGGGAGAATATCACAGAGGGCAGCCTGCTCTTCAGCTGGGTCAAAATCCATGACACGGGGAACTACACGGTGAAGGTGACCAGCCCAAATGGGGACCAAACAGCCACAGCCTTGCTGCGCGTCGGAG AGTATTTCACCACTCCTGTTCTCACAGTCAACACCAGCTCAGCTGTAGAGCTCTTGGATGTCGTTGGTGCCAGCTGCAACACCAATGCCACCAAAATTGAGTGGCACTTGTCAGACAGACCGGTGGTCAGTAACGATCGAATGACGCTTTCCCCAGACAACCGGACCCTCGTCATCCATAGGATCAGTCGCTCTGACACATGGCTTGACTGTGTGGCATCAAACTCTTTAGACATGACTAAAAAGGGTTTTGCCAGCCTGTCTGTAGCCTGTGAGTATTCTGAGGCTGTGGAAGTGAAGGCCGAGAAGACCTGGGGACTGGAGCACTCAGGCGGGCAGA ATGGTCCCGACTCTTTGAGCTTCTTGAGCCAACCTTATAACTATGAAGGAGTCGTGACAGCAGACATAGGCTCTCTGGTGAACATAGAATGTATGTCCTACTCGGTGCCAGCTCCCACGTACCGTTGGACCCACTACAACACGCCCCTGAACGTCTCGGGGCAAAAGGTGACCATCCGAAATCTGACCGAGAAGCAGCTGGGCCGATACCGGTGCACGGTGCAGAACTCCAGGACCCAGATAACCATCTACAAGGACGTATGGATCAATAAACCCC GGTATGTTCCTGATACTAAAGTTTTACATCTCGGGAAGCCTGTGGTGGTGGTGCTCATTATGTTGGCTGTCCTGGGTGGCCTCTCACTCTGTGGAATGCTGATCTTCATCCTGATTGGCCAATGCTCCAACAG AGCCAGCGCGCAGATTCACGACATTGCGCACGCGCCGATTCACGCGAGCGTCGACTGCGCATATGCAGATCAC caaccgcACTACGAAGGGTAA